The DNA segment TGGCCCCCTGGTTGTAATGCCACCCTCAGGAAACCCTTAAGTTTGGTTTGGTGTGGGTGTGGGTATCCCTGGCAGGCCTCTCGCCAAAGGTCAACCCAGAGGCCTGGCCTGGGTGGCAGCTTATCCTTAGCGCTAGATGCCACAGATATCCCTTCAAtactgctccctcctccctcccctcctctctagCTGAGCCTGACAGGTGTTGTCCAAAGTCGCAAGTGTCTATCCCAGACTCGGGACATTTCAGTAGTGTGTAAGCCTTTATTCGGAGAAGGACACTCGTGGAGCTGTCCGCAGCTCCCATGCTGCACAGAGACAGGTTTCTCAAAGCAGCCTCCCCTGAATGCAGAGGGAGTGAAGGGTCTTCTCTGCCAATGCTGGTTAGGCGTATCCGAGGCCAAAGCACCAAAGCTTGGTGGATAAGGTACACTGTGCTCGGGTGGGGGTGTTCATATTGTGTCCGGGCCACATATGAATGGGGGCAAAGAGGTGAGTGGGGCCTAGAAGCTGAGTGGCCCCATACAACTTAGGAAAAGCAGAAACCTGGACCTTGCCTCTTGTCCCTCAACACTTCAGCCACTGTGGTATGACATCAACGCAGTGGCTTTTCCTCTCTAAACCTGGTTccttatctgtagaatgggaCAATAGAGTCCGCCTGGAGGGGAGATGATTACTGCTGACCCCAGGTCAGATGCTTCTGCTGCACAGGCCAAATGAGGCAGGTGGGACACTGCTGAAAGTGGTCAGCCAGCTCTAGAACGATCTAGAATTTGTTCACAAAGGAGGGACTTAGTCTCAGGTTTTCTTGGGATCTGTCCAAGGCCAGGGGCCAGCCAGGTTCTCTCCTGCAGACAGCAGGAAGACAGACAGACCTGGAGGGTCTGGGCCCACTTCCACCAACCTGGGGGCaggatgtgcatgtgtgtgtgtgttttcatctgTTGTTGCTTCTCCATGGATAGAGTCCCGGGCAGCTGTGGGCTGTAACGGGGCCTTCAGGTGGGCAAGAAGGACCAGTGGCCCACCTGATACATTCTTTTGAGGCCCTCAAGTCCAAGATGCCTTGGTGTCGAAACAGCCCTGCCACTCACTCTGGGACAGACCTGGGGTCTTGGAATGGACCAGACCAGGGTTGGGGCAGGGCTATGggaagagaagcagggagagcagCAGGGAGCAGAGGGCACCACAGCCACCCACCCCCCATCCAGCACTTTGCCCCTGCCCTCCGGCCCCAGCACTATTTGAAGTGGGATAAGAAGTAAGCAACAGGGTAGTGGGGCCCATCAATACCCAAGCCCTGGCAGAGGCCCAGCAGGCGGAGACGGGCCTCAGCCAGGCTGGGCCCAGCACAGGCCACACTGCAATAGGGCTCCTCGTATTCGCCAGGCACCAGGGCCTCCTCCAGCAGATTGAGGCGCAGCACGCCCTGGTCATGAAGAGCCTTCAGGGTCTCACGGCTGGCAGTGGACCTCAGTGCCTGCAGGTGCTGGGACACCAGGCACATGACACCCACCAGGTGGCCACGGGCGCGGGGGCGAGCGGGCAGGGCAGGCCGCAGGCCGCAGGCCACCATAGCAGCAGCCAGCAGCAGGTCCACACCATAAAGCTCCAGGATCCAGTCTCGCAGGTAGAAGCCGCCCATGCGGGGGTTGATCTCGATGAGCCGAGGCCCCGCCCCGGTCAGCTTGAGCTCCACATTGAAGACTCCATCCAGCAGCCCACAGCCCAGACAACAGCGGAAGGCTGCCTGCACCAGCTGCGCCTCCTGCTCCGGTGCCAGCCCAGTGGGCATGCAGGCTGCCGTCTCAGTGAAGCCAGGCAGCCGTGTGGGGCCATTGTCGGAGACGAAGGCAGCCAGCAGTTGCCCGccaaacaacaccagatccacatcATGTTCGGTGCCCTCGATGAACTCCATCAGCAGCATGGCAttgccccagcccagcccaatgCCGGGGTGGTCAGCCTCGACCTGCAGGTCTCGGGAGATCCGGGAAAAGTGCTCGTGGCACTGCGACGCATCCTCCACCAGCCGCACACCCACTGCGCCCGCCCCAAACTCCAGCTTCATGACGCCTGGCAGGGGTACCTGGCGGGCAGCCCTGTCCACATCAGCCTCACTCTCCAGTGGACAGCAGGGCACAGCATAGAGGGAGGGTGCGGGCCAGGGTGGGCCATGGCGGGACAACAGGTGCAGCTGGGTACGGCTCTTCTGCTTGGCCAGGTGCATGGCGGATGGCGGGTTGCTGGGCAGACCCAGCTCCTGGCAGAGCAAGGCTGTGAGCACCAGGCAGTCATCCCAGTAGGAAAAGCAGCCATCTAGTTGCAGGCCACGTGCCCGCACCAACTCCGCCAGCACCCGTGCATTCTCTTCATCCCTCTGGTGCTCCGTTACATTGAAATGGATGAAGGTCTGCACCAGCTGGGACGCAAAGTGGTTGGGGTCCGAATCCACCAGATGCACCTGCAGAAACCACAGGACGGCAACACACCGAGATCAGCTTGCACCGAGCGCTGGGCAATAGGACGTGTCTACAACATAGTCCTGGCCCTCAGGGGAGACAGGTTCACCGATGCTAggttctcaaaaaatatttgttgatgatT comes from the Phacochoerus africanus isolate WHEZ1 chromosome 4, ROS_Pafr_v1, whole genome shotgun sequence genome and includes:
- the CARNS1 gene encoding carnosine synthase 1 isoform X4, whose protein sequence is MLSLDALGPEWDCPLGSKDLEEEEVPGSGGSGLPPPSCFPGSWRHDVGLDCKGSPEGAEARAWTVHYYSLLQSCLQQAGLPETQDRSQVPRTGCPGAEATLCVLGSPSTFLSVLLEGGVQSPGNMLLCLSPAWLTKVPAPGQPGESTLLVSKAVSFHSGGLTFLDDFVPPRRATYFLAGLGLGPGPGREAAELARDLTCPTGASAELARLLEDRLLTRRLLAQQGDVAVPATLAFTYKPPALLRGGDASPGLRLVELNGKEGQEALVKEEVGTFLHSEALGDALQVAVKLSGWRWRGRQALRLYPRAELGPVVDTVLALLEKLEEEESVLVEAVCPPARLPFPGSPSPGPELALRICAVVCRTQGDRPLLSKVHLVDSDPNHFASQLVQTFIHFNVTEHQRDEENARVLAELVRARGLQLDGCFSYWDDCLVLTALLCQELGLPSNPPSAMHLAKQKSRTQLHLLSRHGPPWPAPSLYAVPCCPLESEADVDRAARQVPLPGVMKLEFGAGAVGVRLVEDASQCHEHFSRISRDLQVEADHPGIGLGWGNAMLLMEFIEGTEHDVDLVLFGGQLLAAFVSDNGPTRLPGFTETAACMPTGLAPEQEAQLVQAAFRCCLGCGLLDGVFNVELKLTGAGPRLIEINPRMGGFYLRDWILELYGVDLLLAAAMVACGLRPALPARPRARGHLVGVMCLVSQHLQALRSTASRETLKALHDQGVLRLNLLEEALVPGEYEEPYCSVACAGPSLAEARLRLLGLCQGLGIDGPHYPVAYFLSHFK